The segment CTGATTTAACTATTAGGAATATATTTTCTGGCAGGCCAGAATGTCAAAATAAACCAACGTCATCCtgattattatgaattataaagCAGAGAGCAGTCACGTGATCACACAGTGGTTTATTGCTATCAATTTATCAGCCATTAAATACAAAGTACAACAACTGGTCAGTGCTTATTATAAGACATGTGAaagaaaatgatcatttaggTTTTGAACGTTGCAAGGGCGACCGGCAGCAAGTAGACTTGAACTTGACCTTATATAATATCATTATACTATATTGAAACACAATGCCACTGCATGATTAAGCAAATTACTGCTTGAGGTTGACCCGATCGTGGTACTTCAGGTATGGGTCGTTCACATACCAGTTCCTCCTTTTCCAAAAGGAGGTGGTCATTTTATCCAAAAGGTTACACTGGGTTTTGTTACAGAATACCTGCTCTCGCAAGCGTTTTCGCCTGGCAGGTTTCTTCTTCCACAGTTTCTTCTTGTATCCTGCCTGTTCACACCCAAACACAAAATGTCAGAGACTCTGTGCATTTACTGTGTAAAGATAGCAAAACGAGCAGAGGGCTTGTACCTGCCGTCTGATCCAAAGGCcacaatgcagcctcataaACCTTTTTGTCACAGATTTTAcagtcttcctcttccccttcttCAGACTGTAGTATGTCAGACTTCGGCTTTGTTGATGAGTCAGGCTGGGAATAAGCGCCGAGACCCTGCAACAATAAGAGAGAAGAGAAGTAGGTTCAGGGGGAAAAGGAGTTAAATCACTCAAGttccaaaaaataaacatgcagtGCATTTTGATCGTACCATAATAACATTAGTGGTATAGATGGGACATTTGGGCAGATTTTAAATTATCCGTCAGATTTCTCACTCCAAACAAAATCATATAGTGATTTACATACATTTAGGAGGgtgtatatacatacatatatatagtcATTAAGAGAGATTCACCACTATACCGGTGCAGGATGTTATAACGGGGTGCCTGATGCACCGTAGCCTGCAGAGGAGCGCGGACAACGGCTGCTACCGCGCTgtacagcggcggatgctggacgaggctggagaagctgcagaacTGCCGAGCGTTGCCGCACAGGGAGACGGACAGTGGCCTCAGCAGCCCTGTCAAGCACACATACAGGATGAACACacagcagtaaactagctagcACTGTAGCTAGCTAGCGAATGTGCGACTCCGCGCTATCTTCTATGCAAACAAACTACATGTAACTGTAATTAGTCTAACGTTAGCTCAGTACGAGAGAAACAGCAAACATTCACAGGCTGAAAAGTGTGAAAGGAAACAGCTTGCAATGTCAACTCGGACATACACACCAGTCACCCTTCTTGCAATGAGAGCAGCCATTTTTCTTCTTGTATTGTTTACGTCATGACGGAAGCCCGTTAGGACAAATTGAACTCCCT is part of the Brachionichthys hirsutus isolate HB-005 chromosome 18, CSIRO-AGI_Bhir_v1, whole genome shotgun sequence genome and harbors:
- the mrpl35 gene encoding large ribosomal subunit protein bL35m — translated: MAALIARRVTGLLRPLSVSLCGNARQFCSFSSLVQHPPLYSAVAAVVRAPLQATVHQAPRYNILHRVSALIPSLTHQQSRSLTYYSLKKGKRKTVKSVTKRFMRLHCGLWIRRQAGYKKKLWKKKPARRKRLREQVFCNKTQCNLLDKMTTSFWKRRNWYVNDPYLKYHDRVNLKQ